The Leifsonia xyli genomic sequence CGCCAGCGCGAGCAGCATGAGCGCGAGGGCGAGCAGTTGCGCCTGGAAGATCTGCCGGAAGGCGCTCCATCGGGCGTCGCCGAGCATCCAGAGGTTCACCATCCCGGGCAGGGTCAGGATGGCGCCGCACACCCGTGCGGTCAGCGGCGTCAGCGGCCACGCCCACACCGCTATGCCGACCTGCGGCACCAGGAAGAGCACCAGCCCGGTCACGAGCGACCCGATCCCGATCAGCGCGAGCAGGATGCGCACCCACGCGGGCAGCAGCACCTCCTGCGGCGACGGCGACCGGTCGTCCTCCCCGCGGTTCAGGATCATCGCCACGAGGATGAGGAACGGCGTCGTCACGTAGAGGGTCACCCAGACGTTGAACGACAGGAAGCCGAAGTGGAAGCGGTCCCAGTGCAGGAACGTCGCCACGGCGAGCAGCGTCGCGAACAGCAGGACCGCCGGGAATCCGTGGCGCACCGACCGCCAGGTGTTCGGCCGGACGACGTGCACGAAGAACACGACCCCGCCGGCGTAGGCGCTGCCGAGCAGCATGGCGGTGAGCGGCGGCAGGATCGTCCACGCGAACAGCGCGTCGGTCGTGTCGGCGAGCGGGTACAGCAGCACGAACGCCGCCACCAGGAACGGGACGATGATCGCGCCCGCCACGCGTGTGTAGGGGTGGATGCGGTCGCTCACGCGTGTCCCTGCGCTTCGGCCACGGCGTCCTCGACCGCGAGGGCGCGCCCCTCCGCCACCGCGGCGTCGAAGGCGTCACGGTCGGCGCCGGCCGCGAGCATCCGGTCGACGAACAGCTGGTGGAACGTGAACGCCGGGACGTTGTGCAGGCCCGTGCGTTCGCGCAGGGCGACCACGGCGCCGAGCAGGTGTCCGGCGCGCCGCACGTCGCCCGCGAGCGCGGCGACGCCGACCATGCCCTCCAGACCGTAGGCGATGCCTTCGACATGACCGAGCCGGACGGACAGGGCGAGGCACCCGGCGAAGTCGGAGGTCGCCCCGGCGGGATCCCCCAGCAGCAGACGCGCCCAGCCGCGGTGGTGCTGCGCGATCGTGACGCCCAGCTCGTCGCCGTTGTCGCGCGCCAGCGTGAGGCTCTCCTCGAACTGCGCGAGCGCCGCATCCACCTGCTGCCGCAGCAGCGCCGCTCGGCCGAGCATGACGTGCGCCATCGCCTGGCCCCAGCGGTCGCCGCAGTCGCGGAACAGGCCGAGGCTGGACTCCATCGCGCGGTCGGCGGCAGCGGGATCCGGTTCAGCCGACGCGAGGACCGCCAGCGCGACCGAGATGAGCGCGAGCGCTTCTCCGTCGGGGTCGCCGGAGCGGTGGAAGAGGTCGGCGCTCTCCGTCAGCATCCCCACGACGGTGCCCTCGTGGTCCTGCCAGAACGCGATCGCCTGCGTGAAATACAGGGCGATGGCGCGGGTGCGGTCGTCGAGGGGGTCGCCGCTCGCGAGCGGCCGCTCCATCCAGCCGCGCACCTCGCCGAGCAGGCCCGACACCCACCAGTAGACGTAGAGGCTCCAGGCGAGGTGCGCGGCGCGTTCCCAGTCCCGTCGGTCGAGCAGGTACCCGACGGCCGCCCGCAGGTTGCCCGTGTCGTCGGCCAGCCGCATGACCCAGGCGTGCTGGGCCGCCCCCTCCAGCTCGGGATCCGCGCGGTCGCCGAGAGCGAGGAAGTAGGCCGCGTGGGCGTCGCGGGCCCGTGCGAGCGCGCCATCCTGCTCCAGCTGCTCGAGCGCGTACTCGCGGACCGTGGCCAGCAGCGAGAACCGCGTCGTCTCCACCCGGTCGTGCTGTCGGACGAGGCTGTTGTCCACGAGCGCGGCCAGCGAGGAGAGGGTGTCGGCCTCCTCGGCCGCGGGCTCGGCGGTGGCCGCGATGACGGACTCCGCCGCCTCCAGGCTGAAACCGCCCTCGAACACGCCGAGGCGGGACAGGGCCACCCGCTCGGACGGCTCCAGCAGCTGGACGCTCCAGTCGATGGTCGCCCGCAGCGTCCGCTGCCGCTCCGGCAGGTCGCGGGCGCCGCCGACGAGCAGCGGCAGGCGGCGGTCGAGGCGGCGCGCCAGCTCGGCGGGAGGGAGCACCCGGATGCGGGCTGCGGCGAGCTCCAGGGCGAGCGGGACGCGGTCCAGCGCCGCGCAGATCCGCTCGACGTCGGCCGCGTTCGACTCCGTGACCTCGAAGTCCGGGCGGACGGCGCGGGCGCGCTCCACGAACAGCGCGACCGCGTCGCCGTCGGGGAGCGGGCCGAGGTCGTAGCCGCGCTCGCCTCCCACCCGGAGCAGGGACCTGCTGGTGACCAGGGCGGCGACGCCCGGTGCGGCGGCGAGGAGGGCGGTGACCGCGGGCGCCGCGGCGAGCGCCTGCTCGAAGTTGTCGAGCACGAGCAGCAGGCGACGGTCGCGGAGCGCGGTCGTCACCTTGTCGTCGAGCGGCGCGTCGCCGGTGTCCCGCACGCCGAGCGAGCGGGCGAGGGCGACGGTGAGGCCCGCGGCGTCGTGTACGGGCGTGAGGTCGACGAAGACCGACCCATCGGGGAAGCGCTCCGCCATGCCGGCGGCCGTCGCGATGGCGAGCCGGCTCTTGCCGATCCCGCCGGGGCCGAGGACGGTGACGAGTCGTGCCCCTTCGTCGAGCATCCGCCGGACCGCGGCGATGTCGTCCTCGCGACCCACCAGCGGAGTGAGCGGCACAGGGAGGGACGTCGCCGGTGCGCTCGCGGGGACAGCGGGTGCCGAAGGTGCGGCTGCAGGGCCCGCCGCCGCCCGGCTGAGCTCGAACCGCTCGGCGAGCAGCACGGCGAGGTCCGCCTCCAACAGCACCTCGAGCTCCCCGGCCGACTCGAAGTACTTGAACGAGGCGTGGTCGTCGTCCCGGATCCGTGCCAGCAGCTCCGACAGCCGCTCCTCACGGGCCGGGGCCGGATCCTTGATGTAGATGAGCCGGGGGAGGTCGGGCGGGCAAAGGTTGTACTCGTCCTCCAGCCCCGACACCTCTTCGTCGGGCGCGACCCAGCCGTAGCGCTCCCAGTACAGCCCGACGAAGACGTCGCTCTGCTCCAGGTACGCGCGGTAGAGCTCCCGCGGCGGATGCGGGCGCGCACCCAGCTCGAACATCACCGGCGCCAGGTGCAGACGCTCGATCGCGGAGCGCGCCGCCCGGCGTTCGGCGGCGAGCTCCTTGAGGGTCGAGCTGACGAAGATCCGCAGCCGCTGGTCGGGCGTCCGGATCACGGGAGGCCCCGGAGTCATGCCCGCATTGTGGGACACCCGACCAGGCGTGCAACAGGGGGCGGATGCGGCGGGTGCGCCCCGGACAGGGGCTGACGTCGGCGGCCCCTCGCCGGAAGACTGGGCGGAGATCCCGAGAGAGGTGGACGATGACCGCAGTGCCCGGATGGTATGCCGACCCGAGCGGACCCGGCGGGCTTCGGTACTGGGATGGCGTGGCGTGGACCCAGCACGTGCAGCCGGCGCAGCCCGTGCCGGTCGCTCCTGCGCCCACGTACCCGCCTCAGGCGTACCCGTACTACGCGCCGACCGTGCCGGCCAAGAACAGCAAGGCGACCAGCGCGTTCGTCTGGGGCATCATCAGCATCATCAGCATCGTCATCAACCCGTTCGCCCTCCCGTCCATCCTGGCGATCGTGTTCGGCGCGCAGGGGCGCCGGGTGGCCGAGCAGCTGGAGGCGGCGGGTCAGCCGAACTCCGGGCGGGCCCGCGCGACCTCCGGACTCGTCGTCGGCATCGTCGGCGCCGCGCTCTTCGTCGTGTGGATGTTCCTCTACTTCAACCGCAACTGACGGCCGTGGGCCGGCTCGTCCCGGTCGCGCGGCACGTCATCCAGGAGGGTGCTGAGCGCCGCGGCCGATGCCGACCCCGGATCGGCGTGGTAGATCACGAGCAGCTGACCCCCAGAGTCCCCGATCGGCAGCTTCTCACGACTGAGCTCAAGCATCCCGAGCCGCGGATGGTCGAGCCGCGCGACACCGCCGCCCAGACCGCGCACGTCGTGGCGCGCCCACAGGCGGCGGAAGTGCTCGCTGCGCAGTGACAGCTCGCCGACCAGTTGGGCGATGCGGGGGTCCGCGACGTCGCTGCCGATGGAGGCGCGGAACGAGGCGATCAGACCGGCGGTGGCCTGCTCCCACTCCGGGTAGAGCGCACGCTCGGCGTCGTCGAGGAACAAGGACCGCAGACGGTTGCTCCCGGGCGCAATGGCGGGGGAGAGGGCCGTGGCGAGCGGGTTCGCGGCGAGCACGTCGAACATCCGGTCCTCGACGAAGGCGGGGAGATCCAGGGAGTCGAGCAGCTGCAGGATTCCCTTCGGCACCGTGCGGCGGACGGCGCGGCGGGCCGCAGGCGGCTTCGGCTCGGCCAGGCTCAGCAGGTAGGCGGTCGCGTCGGGGTCGAGGTCGAAGACGCGCGCCAGGGCGGTGAGCACCTGCGGGGACGGATGCCGATCGCGTCCCTGTTCCAGGCGCAGGTAGTAGTCGGCGCTGATCCCCGCCAGCGTGGCCACCTCCTCGCGGCGCAGCCCCGGAGTGCGGCGCACCCCTGTCACGCGCAGGCCGACCGCCGCCGGATCGACCAGCTCGCGGCGGGCGCGGAGGTACTCGCCGAGGGAGTTGGGATCGGAGCGCGTCGCCACGTGCCGAGTCTAGAAGTGTCCACAGGCCGCAGCCAGGTCCTCTCATCCCCAGGATCGCGGCGGCACTGCCTGTTCGCTTGACGGGCGCGCAGAGTGGATGCATGACCGATTCCGAACAGACCCTCTCCACCCTCCCCGGCGGCACCTACCGCGCCGGAGACCTCGACCTCACCCGCGTCGGCTACGGCGCCATGCAGCTCGCAGGCCCCGGCGTGTTCGGCCCGCCGGCCGACCGCGACGAGGCCATCGCGGTGCTGCGCGCCGTGGTCGAGGCGGGCATCACCCACATCGACACGGCCGAGTTCTACGGGCCCCACGTCACCAACGAACTCATCCGGGAGGCGCTCGCCCCCTATCCGGAGCAGCTCCACATCGTGACCAAGGTCGGCGCGGAGCGCGACGCCGACGGTGGCTGGCCCCACGCGCGCTCGCCGCAGCAGCTGCGCGATCAGGTGCACCAGAACCTCCGTTCGCTCGGGCTGGAGGCGCTCGACGTGGTCAACCTGAGGGTGGGAGGCTTCGACCGCCCGGAGCCCGGGTCGCTCGCCGACCAGTTCGGCGCGCTGGCCGACCTGCAGCGCGAGGGGCTCATCCGGCACCTGGGGTTGAGCACGGTGTCCGCCGAGCAGCTCTCCGAGGCCCAGTCGATCGCGCCGGTCGTGACGGTGCAGAACTTCTACAACATCGCCAATCGACACGACGACGCGCTGATCGAGCAGACGGCGCGCGAGGGGATCGCGTACGTGCCGTACTTCCCGCTGGGCGGCTTCAGCCCGTTGCAGTCCGGGGAGCTCGCAGCCGTCGCGACCCGGTTGGAGACGACGCCCCTGGCCGTCGCGCTCGCCTGGCTGCTCCAGCGATCGCCGAACCTCCTGCTTATCCCGGGCACGTCCTCGGTGGCGCATCTCCGTGACAACATCGCGGCCGCAGGGCTCGTCCTGCCCGAGGACGTGGTGCGAGAACTGGACGCGATCGGCTGACGAACGGGGAGCGCACATCGCCCGTTGCGTCGGATGCGAAATCGTATATCATTGCCGCACGGAGCGCCGCTCCGGACGATGATGTCAGCATTCCGGGAGTACACGACGATGAGCACATCCCCTTTCACGCCGACCGGCAGCTTCCGGTCGCCGACCGACCGCCGCCGCGTGGTCTTCGCCACGGTGATCGGCACCACGGTCGAGTGGTACGACTTCTTCATCTACGCGTCCGCCGCCGGACTCGTCTTCGGGCAGTTGTTCTTCGCCCCGGCGGGACCGCAGTTCGCGACCGTGCTGTCGTTCCTCACCGTGGGCGTCAGCTTCCTGTTCCGTCCGCTCGGCGCGTTCCTGGCGGGGCACTTCGGCGACCGGTACGGCCGGCGCCGGGTGCTCGTCGCCACGCTCATCCTGATGGGCCTGGCGACGGCGCTCGTCGGCCTGCTGCCGACGTACGAGGCGATCGGGATCGCCGCGCCCATCCTGCTGGTGCTGCTCCGCGTCCTCCAGGGCATCTCGGCGGGCGGCGAGTGGGGCGGCGCCGTCCTGATGGCGGTCGAGCACGCGCCGACCGCCAAGCGCGGCCTGTTCGGTGCGTCGCCGCAGATCGGCGTTCCGCTCGGGCTCCTGCTCGCATCCGGGATCATGGCCCTGATGACGGTGATCGCGCCTGGCGACGCCTTCCTCGCGTGGGGATGGCGGGTGCCGTTCCTCCTGTCGGTCGTACTCATCCTCATCGGCTACTGGGTACGCCGTCGCGTCGAGGAGAGCCCGGTGTTCACCGAGATCGCCGAGCGCCGGGCGCGCACCCGCATGCCGATCGTGCAGCTGTTCCGCAAGCACTGGCTGCTGGTGATCGTCGCCGCGTTCGTCTTCGCCGGCAACAACGCGGTCGGCTACATGACCACGGGCGGGTACATCCAGAACTACTCGACCAACCCGGAAGGTCCGCTGAAGCTCGAGCGCGGTCCGGTGCTCTGGGCGGTCGCCGCGTCGGCGGTGACCTGGCTGGTGGCGACGTGGGTCGCGGGCTGGCTGAGCGACCGCATCGGCCGTCGCACGACCTACATCGTCGGCTGGATCCTGCAGCTGGTCGGGGTGTTCACGCTGTTCCCGCTCGTCAACACGGGCAACGTCGGGCTGCTGTTCCTCGGGCTGGCGATCCTGACGATCGGTCTCGGCTTCACCTACGGACCGCAGGCGGCGCTGTACTCGGAGCTGTTCCCGGCCTCGATCCGCTTCTCGGGGGTGTCGATCTCGTACGCGATCGGCGCCATCCTGGGCGGGGCCTTCGCGCCGACCATCGCCACCGCGCTCGTGCAGGCGACCGGCAGCACGCTCTCGGTGACGTGGTACCTCGCCGGCATGACCGTGCTCGGCCTCCTCGCGACGCTCGTGCTGCGCGACCGCACCGGCATCCCGCTCGGCCCGGACCACGAGGCCGAGCAGGAGGTCAGCCCCATCCGCGGCATCCGCACTGCCGAGCCCGCCCCCGAGCGCGCCTCCGCGCGCTGACGCACCCGCTCGGCTCCGCCCCCATCCAGTCCGCCCCGCTATCGAGTCCGCAAAGAGTGCCCGCGACACGCCGTCGCGAGGTGCATTCTTTGCGGACTCGATGGCGTGTGGCGCCGCCGGCTCAGAGGGTGAGGAAGCGCATCAGGTGCGGGGCGAGGGCATCCGCCGAGACGTCGTGCGTCTGGCCGGCGACGATCTCGTAGGTCCCGTCCTGGGCGCCGGACGCGACGCCCTCCGCGCCGAGGCGCAGGAAGTCGGGGGTCTGCTCACCGGCGAGACCGAGAATCGGCACGGAGACCGCCTGCAGGAGATCGTCCGGCACACGGCTGTCGCCCATGGCGGCGTCGTCGTAGGCGAGCGTCGGCGCGAGCGCCAGCGTCGCGTCCCAGCCGGGCGAGTGGCGCATCCCCTCGATGCCCGCCTCCGGCACCCCGACGCGACGGAGGAACAGCGCGACGGCGCCCTCCCGGTCGTCCGCCGCGAGTGCGGCCTGCAGCTGCTGGGTGTACGCCTGCGCGGACGGCAGCATCGGGTCGGGCAGGTACGGCGGCTCGTAGACGGCCACGCGGGGGACCCGGTCCGGTCCGAGCGCGGCGGCCGCCGCCAGCGCCAGAGCCCCGCCCGACGACATCCCTAACAGCGACGCCGATCCGCCGGCCGCGTCGATCAGCGCGGCCAGGTCGTCGATCTCGCGTGCGACGGCGGTCGCGCCCGCGGCGGGGTCGGCCAGCGCGTCGGTGCTCTCGCCCCGGCCACGCCGGTCGTAAAGCACGACAGTCAGCCGGTCGCGCAGCGCTGCGGCGATGGGACGCATGGGGCCGGCATCACGGAAGCAGAGCGCGCCGTCGACGAGGATGACGGCCGGCCCGCTCCCGTCGAGCTCGTATGCGAGGGAGGTGCCGTCGGAGGAGGTGACCGTGCTCATGGCCGCCAGCGTATCCCTCCGCCCGCTCTCAGCGCCCCTGACGCCGCCGCACCCCGAAGCCGATGAGCACCGCGCCGCCGATCGCGACCAGCACTCCGGCGCCGCGGACGAGCCACTGCACGTCACCGGTCGCGGCGTCCACCAGCAGAGGTCCGACCAGTCCGACGACGACGAGCGCCACTCCGAGGATGAAGAACCAGGGTGACCCGTTCGTCCGCTCGACCATGCCCCGAGCCTACCGGCGACGGTCGCCCGGGGCACGGCCGAGCGGACCCGTCACGGCAGGTAGTACGTCGGGTTCGGCAGCTTCACGGTCCGGTCGGCGGAGCCGCCGATCAGGTCGCTGTACTGGTCGCCGAAATTCGCGACGATGTCGTACTTCCCGCCCGCGGCCGACTCGATGTGGGCCCGCGTCTGCGACTTGTACTCGATCGTCGTGCACTTCGCCGTCGCGCAGTGGATGTACGCCGGCTGCTGGGAGGCGCCGACGCCCGTCCACTTCGTGTAGAAGTTCTGCGCGGTGAAGCCGGTGTAGCCGACCTTCGCAAGGTTGCCCAGGGTGGCGGCCTTCTGGTCGTCGTTGCGCCCGGTCAGCCCGATGAGCGTGCAGCCGGCCTTCTGGGCGACCGCGGCGAGCGTGGTCATGTGCGGCGTGGCCGGGAAGCGCTGCTCCTGCACCCACACGTTCTGCTCGACAGGGTCGAACGTGAAGTGCATGTCGGAGACCTCCATGTCGTACGTCCACAGCGTGGTGTCGTCGGTGTCGAGGACGATCGCCGGATTCTTGTGCAGCTTCTTCTCGACGAAGCACTGCGCGGCGACCACGGGCGCCTGACGCTGGACGATGGAACGCAGCTCGCGGATGTACGGGGAGTCGGTCTTGTCGGCGATGCCCGTCCCGGGGTCGCCGTAGTAGGTCGCGATGGTCTTCTTCACGGAGTCGATGTTCGGGATGCCCTCACCGCCCTGCGTCGCGCCGCTGGAGCCGTCCGGCGCCATGGTGAAGCGGGTGCGCGGCGACAGCTGCGGCTCGTTGACGCCGGGGAGGTCCGGCGAGGGCAGGTAGTACGTCGGGTTCGGCAGCTTCAGCGCCTCCTGGGCGTAGCCGCCCTGCAGGTCGGACCACTGGTCGCCCACGTTGAGGGTGATCGTGTACCCGAGGTCCTGGATGTGCTTCCGCGTCAGCGCCTTGTACTCGACCGTGGTGCACTTCGCCGTCGCGCACGTGACGTACGACGGCTGCTGCGATGCGCCGACGCCCGTCCACTTCGTGTAGAAGCGGTCGGCGGTGAAGGCGGTGTACCCATCCTTCGTCAGGTTGCCGAGGGTCGCGGCCTTCTGGTCGTCGTTCCGGCCGGTCAGGCCGAACACGGTGTAGCCGATGGCGGCGGCCTGGTTGACGAAGTCGACCATGCCCGGAGTCGCGGGGAAGCGCTGGTCCTGGACCCAGACGTCCTGCTCCTTCGGGTCGAAGGTGAAGTGCATGTCCGCGACTTCCATGTCGTACGTCCACAGCGTGGTGTCGTCGGCGTCGAACACGATCGCCGGCTTCTGCCCGTGCTTCACCGCGCGGTCGTAGCCGGCCTGCAGCTGGGCCCTCTCCCGGGCGAGGATGCCGGCGAGCTCGCGGATGTAGGGCGAGTCGGTCTTATTCGCGATCCCGGTTCCGGGGTCGCCGTAGTAGGTGGCGATCGTCTTCTTCACCGAGTCGATGTTCGGGATGCCCTCACCGCCGGCGGTTGCGCCACTCGAGCCGTCGGGCGCCATGGTGAACGACGTCCGCGGCGCGAGCGCCGTATCGCCGTGGCCGCCGCCGTGGCCGGGATCCCAGGCCAGCGCCGCGGGCGCATCCGCGAGTCCGACGCCGAGCGCCAGGGCCAGAGCGCCGGCGCCCGCGACGAGCGCGCGCCGGAGCCGGGAGGGAGTGGGGAGAGAGTTCGCCATGGACCGCACCTTCGCCATCGGGTCGTCGGATTCCACCCCCGTACGGGGGCCGGGTGCAGCCTAGCCACCCTGCGGCATCGACGCCAAGCGCGCGGATGAGCACGGATGCGTGCAACGCACAGCGGGATTGAAGCGGACCCCGGTAACGTTGTGGCCCGTATGCGCACCGAAACCCTCGACACGGCCGCCCTCCGCGCGGACTTCCCGATCCTCTCCCGCGAGGTGAACGGGCATCCCTTCGTCTACCTCGACTCCGGCGCCAC encodes the following:
- a CDS encoding oxidoreductase; the encoded protein is MTDSEQTLSTLPGGTYRAGDLDLTRVGYGAMQLAGPGVFGPPADRDEAIAVLRAVVEAGITHIDTAEFYGPHVTNELIREALAPYPEQLHIVTKVGAERDADGGWPHARSPQQLRDQVHQNLRSLGLEALDVVNLRVGGFDRPEPGSLADQFGALADLQREGLIRHLGLSTVSAEQLSEAQSIAPVVTVQNFYNIANRHDDALIEQTAREGIAYVPYFPLGGFSPLQSGELAAVATRLETTPLAVALAWLLQRSPNLLLIPGTSSVAHLRDNIAAAGLVLPEDVVRELDAIG
- a CDS encoding transcriptional regulator, with product MATRSDPNSLGEYLRARRELVDPAAVGLRVTGVRRTPGLRREEVATLAGISADYYLRLEQGRDRHPSPQVLTALARVFDLDPDATAYLLSLAEPKPPAARRAVRRTVPKGILQLLDSLDLPAFVEDRMFDVLAANPLATALSPAIAPGSNRLRSLFLDDAERALYPEWEQATAGLIASFRASIGSDVADPRIAQLVGELSLRSEHFRRLWARHDVRGLGGGVARLDHPRLGMLELSREKLPIGDSGGQLLVIYHADPGSASAAALSTLLDDVPRDRDEPAHGRQLRLK
- a CDS encoding MFS transporter is translated as MSTSPFTPTGSFRSPTDRRRVVFATVIGTTVEWYDFFIYASAAGLVFGQLFFAPAGPQFATVLSFLTVGVSFLFRPLGAFLAGHFGDRYGRRRVLVATLILMGLATALVGLLPTYEAIGIAAPILLVLLRVLQGISAGGEWGGAVLMAVEHAPTAKRGLFGASPQIGVPLGLLLASGIMALMTVIAPGDAFLAWGWRVPFLLSVVLILIGYWVRRRVEESPVFTEIAERRARTRMPIVQLFRKHWLLVIVAAFVFAGNNAVGYMTTGGYIQNYSTNPEGPLKLERGPVLWAVAASAVTWLVATWVAGWLSDRIGRRTTYIVGWILQLVGVFTLFPLVNTGNVGLLFLGLAILTIGLGFTYGPQAALYSELFPASIRFSGVSISYAIGAILGGAFAPTIATALVQATGSTLSVTWYLAGMTVLGLLATLVLRDRTGIPLGPDHEAEQEVSPIRGIRTAEPAPERASAR